A portion of the Corynebacterium ammoniagenes DSM 20306 genome contains these proteins:
- a CDS encoding SDR family NAD(P)-dependent oxidoreductase, whose protein sequence is MDLQLQDQVILVLGGNGTIGADVVKVLQAEGATPVVASRSSELSIDAADDASVRAGIDAVVEKHGRLDGLVVSSAPSAQTLSADKADDPQQVIDAIDGKAITFLRAANAALDVMRKQGYGRVIALSGMNSYVTNNTTATARNASLNVIAKNLADQHAGSGITVNVVSPGYVISDENAEVDRANGQTSLREVADTIVFLLSPKMASISGEIISVGHKAKGVILP, encoded by the coding sequence ATGGATCTACAGCTTCAAGATCAAGTAATCCTGGTTCTCGGCGGTAATGGCACCATCGGCGCCGATGTCGTCAAGGTGCTGCAAGCGGAAGGCGCCACGCCCGTGGTGGCCTCACGCAGCAGTGAATTATCCATCGATGCCGCAGACGACGCCTCGGTGCGCGCCGGCATTGATGCCGTTGTGGAAAAGCACGGCCGCCTCGACGGACTCGTGGTCTCATCCGCCCCATCTGCGCAGACATTAAGCGCGGATAAGGCTGATGATCCACAACAGGTTATCGACGCCATCGACGGCAAAGCCATTACCTTCTTACGTGCGGCCAATGCCGCGTTGGATGTCATGCGCAAGCAAGGCTATGGACGCGTTATTGCGCTGTCTGGCATGAATTCCTACGTCACCAACAACACGACGGCAACGGCGCGCAATGCTTCGCTGAACGTGATTGCGAAGAACCTCGCTGACCAGCACGCGGGCAGCGGGATTACTGTCAACGTGGTGAGCCCGGGATATGTCATCTCCGACGAAAACGCGGAGGTTGACCGCGCTAATGGTCAGACCTCGCTGCGCGAAGTGGCAGATACCATCGTCTTTTTGCTCTCGCCCAAGATGGCGTCAATCTCCGGGGAGATCATCTCCGTGGGCCACAAGGCGAAGGGAGTCATTCTTCCTTAA
- a CDS encoding MBL fold metallo-hydrolase translates to MKIEKLVTSGKFRLDGGEWDVDNNVYILGGKGGVYIIDPAHNAEEVIDAVGDRPVRGIILTHAHNDHCELAPQLSEHYGVEVHLHPEDDMLWKESNGDAAYVPLADNQQFELDGETITVFHTPGHSPGCVVLHLPQDNVLLSGDTLFNGGPGATGRKYSDFDVIIESLRNVVFNLPGNTKVYPGHGDETTIGAEAARIDEYVERGY, encoded by the coding sequence ATGAAGATTGAAAAGTTAGTTACCTCCGGAAAGTTCCGTCTCGATGGCGGCGAATGGGACGTGGACAATAACGTCTATATCCTCGGCGGCAAGGGCGGTGTCTACATCATTGACCCCGCGCACAATGCTGAAGAAGTCATCGACGCAGTCGGCGACCGCCCAGTTCGCGGCATCATCTTGACCCACGCGCACAATGACCACTGTGAGCTCGCACCACAGCTGTCTGAGCACTACGGCGTGGAAGTACACTTGCACCCCGAAGATGACATGCTGTGGAAAGAAAGCAATGGCGATGCAGCCTACGTTCCATTGGCAGATAACCAGCAATTTGAGCTAGATGGGGAAACCATCACCGTCTTCCACACCCCAGGTCACTCACCTGGTTGCGTGGTCCTCCACCTGCCACAGGACAATGTATTGCTCTCTGGCGATACCTTGTTCAACGGCGGTCCTGGCGCAACGGGGCGTAAGTACTCTGACTTTGATGTCATCATCGAATCCCTGCGCAACGTGGTCTTCAACTTGCCGGGTAATACCAAGGTCTACCCAGGCCACGGCGATGAGACCACCATTGGTGCTGAAGCAGCGCGTATCGATGAATACGTGGAGCGCGGCTACTAA
- the rfbA gene encoding glucose-1-phosphate thymidylyltransferase RfbA, with amino-acid sequence MKGIILAGGSGTRLYPITKGISKQLMPIYDKPMVYYPLSTLIQAGIREILIITTPEDSAAFERLLGDGSQLGIMLSYAVQPKPEGLAQAFIIGEDFIGDDDVALVLGDNIFDGHGFSTALSECRNPVGGIIFAFEVSDPQRYGVVEFDDAGQALSIEEKPTEPKSNHAVVGLYFYDNSVVEIAKTIAPSARGELEITAINDAYLQQGKLHVKRLLRGDVWLDTGTVDSMSEASSYVEVLQKRTGAVIGSPEVAAYREGFISAAALNELAKPLEKSGYGAYLHTVAREG; translated from the coding sequence ATGAAAGGAATCATCCTCGCCGGCGGGTCTGGCACGCGCCTGTATCCCATCACCAAAGGCATTTCGAAGCAGTTGATGCCGATTTATGACAAGCCGATGGTGTACTACCCGCTATCAACGTTGATCCAGGCAGGAATCCGCGAGATTCTCATCATCACCACGCCCGAGGACTCCGCAGCCTTTGAGCGCTTATTAGGTGATGGCTCCCAGCTGGGCATCATGCTCAGCTACGCCGTGCAGCCCAAGCCCGAGGGCCTGGCGCAGGCATTTATCATCGGCGAGGACTTCATCGGTGATGACGATGTCGCGCTCGTGCTTGGCGATAATATCTTTGACGGCCACGGCTTTTCCACAGCCCTATCGGAGTGCCGCAATCCTGTAGGCGGCATCATCTTTGCCTTCGAAGTCTCTGATCCGCAGCGCTACGGCGTGGTCGAATTCGATGACGCCGGGCAGGCATTGTCCATCGAGGAAAAACCCACCGAACCGAAATCCAACCACGCGGTGGTGGGATTGTATTTCTACGACAACTCAGTGGTTGAGATCGCTAAAACCATCGCGCCCTCTGCCCGCGGCGAGCTGGAAATCACCGCCATCAACGACGCTTATCTGCAACAAGGAAAACTCCACGTCAAACGCTTGCTGCGCGGCGATGTGTGGCTGGATACCGGCACCGTGGACTCCATGTCCGAGGCCTCATCCTATGTCGAAGTCCTACAAAAGCGCACCGGTGCGGTCATTGGTTCGCCGGAAGTTGCCGCATACCGCGAAGGTTTCATTAGCGCGGCCGCATTAAATGAGCTGGCGAAACCGCTAGAAAAATCGGGCTACGGTGCATATTTACACACCGTAGCCCGCGAAGGTTAA
- a CDS encoding sugar nucleotide-binding protein — MHIESTDIDGLSIIHLDVHGDNRGWFKENWQRTTMGQAGLPDFGPVQHNLSFNASAGVTRGLHAEPWDKLVSIAYGKVFGAWCDLREGSTSYGQLVHAEIGPDKAVFVPRGVANGFQALEDNTVYSYLVSDHWSPDAQYTAVNLDMVDWPLTPTEISEKDRAHPQLVDVTPMPPRKILVTGADGQLGRALRAVYKNAAHVEFTTRTEFDITAADIATARPWRSYDAIINCAAYNDVNGAETDRADAWEVNATAPARLAAIAAENNLTFVHVSSDYIFDGTQEVHTEAELPSPLSAYGASKAAGDTAAQTAPRRYVIRTAWVFGEGNNFMSTMASLAQRNIEPLVINDQIGRPTYAEDLAKGIKHLLDTRADYGVYNLTSGGDAVGRDEIAMAVFIGMGHDPTEVHSVSTAQYNEHRVQQATENNQPAPAPEALRPAASTLDLTKIEATGFKPSNWRSSLALYLALLES, encoded by the coding sequence GTGCACATTGAATCCACCGATATCGATGGTTTGAGCATTATCCACCTCGATGTCCACGGTGATAACCGCGGCTGGTTCAAAGAAAATTGGCAACGAACCACCATGGGCCAGGCTGGCTTACCGGACTTTGGACCCGTGCAGCACAACTTGTCTTTTAATGCCTCCGCCGGCGTTACCCGCGGTCTGCATGCGGAGCCCTGGGATAAGTTGGTCTCCATCGCCTACGGCAAGGTATTTGGTGCGTGGTGCGATCTCCGCGAAGGTTCTACATCCTACGGCCAGCTGGTGCATGCCGAAATTGGACCGGATAAGGCCGTCTTTGTTCCGCGCGGGGTAGCTAATGGCTTCCAGGCCTTAGAAGATAATACCGTCTATTCCTATCTGGTCTCCGATCATTGGTCCCCGGATGCGCAGTACACCGCGGTTAACCTCGACATGGTGGACTGGCCGCTAACGCCTACAGAGATTTCAGAAAAAGACCGCGCGCACCCACAGCTTGTCGATGTCACTCCGATGCCGCCGCGGAAGATTTTGGTCACCGGTGCTGATGGCCAGCTGGGCCGCGCACTGCGCGCGGTGTATAAAAATGCCGCACACGTGGAATTCACAACGCGCACCGAGTTCGATATCACCGCTGCAGATATCGCGACCGCCCGCCCGTGGCGTTCTTACGACGCGATTATCAACTGCGCTGCCTACAACGATGTCAATGGTGCTGAAACTGACCGCGCCGACGCGTGGGAAGTCAATGCCACTGCCCCGGCGCGCCTGGCAGCAATCGCTGCGGAAAATAACCTCACCTTCGTGCACGTGTCTTCCGATTACATCTTTGACGGCACCCAAGAGGTCCACACCGAGGCTGAGCTTCCCTCCCCGTTATCGGCGTATGGGGCATCGAAAGCCGCGGGCGATACCGCTGCGCAAACGGCACCGCGGCGCTATGTCATCCGCACCGCGTGGGTCTTTGGTGAAGGAAATAACTTCATGTCCACGATGGCATCGCTTGCCCAGCGCAATATTGAACCTCTAGTGATCAATGACCAAATTGGCCGTCCGACCTACGCCGAAGATTTAGCCAAAGGTATCAAGCATTTGCTTGATACCCGCGCAGACTATGGCGTATACAACCTGACCTCCGGCGGTGACGCGGTAGGACGCGATGAAATCGCCATGGCGGTGTTTATCGGCATGGGCCATGACCCCACCGAAGTCCACTCGGTTAGCACCGCGCAGTACAACGAGCACCGCGTACAACAAGCAACAGAGAACAACCAGCCTGCCCCGGCACCAGAAGCGCTGCGTCCTGCTGCCTCCACTTTGGATCTGACCAAGATTGAAGCTACGGGATTTAAGCCGTCCAATTGGCGTTCCTCGCTGGCTTTGTATCTCGCCTTATTGGAAAGCTAG
- the rfbB gene encoding dTDP-glucose 4,6-dehydratase — MLVTGGAGFIGANFVRLVEKQWPKCQVTVIDKLTYAGNRDNLAGTQTAFVHGDITDAALVDSLVAQTDVIVHFAAESHNDNSLHDPSPFITTNIMGTYVLLEAARKHSVYLHHVSTDEVFGDLEIGAPTTFTETTAYAPSSPYSASKASSDHLVRAWARSFGLQVTVSNCSNNYGPYQHIEKFIPRQITNILDGRTPKLYGTGEQVRDWIHVDDHNLAVLEILAHGEFGETYNIGADQQDINNREVIELICELMGIPGQYEHVADRPGHDQRYAMDASKLREQLGWQPQYTNLRDGLKQTIAWYTEHTAWWKTAKDDVESTYAAKGQ; from the coding sequence ATGTTGGTGACAGGCGGCGCAGGTTTTATTGGCGCAAATTTCGTGCGCCTCGTGGAAAAGCAGTGGCCGAAGTGTCAGGTCACTGTCATCGACAAGCTAACTTATGCCGGCAACCGGGATAACCTCGCTGGCACCCAAACTGCCTTCGTCCACGGCGATATTACTGATGCCGCGCTGGTGGATTCACTGGTGGCGCAGACCGATGTCATTGTGCATTTCGCGGCGGAGTCTCACAACGATAATTCTTTGCACGACCCCTCTCCGTTTATCACGACGAATATTATGGGCACCTATGTTTTATTAGAAGCTGCCCGCAAACATTCGGTGTATCTGCACCACGTGTCCACCGATGAAGTCTTTGGCGATTTAGAAATCGGCGCTCCCACCACGTTTACAGAGACCACGGCCTATGCGCCGTCTTCTCCATATTCTGCCTCCAAAGCCAGCTCTGACCACCTGGTGCGCGCGTGGGCACGGTCTTTTGGGCTGCAGGTGACCGTGTCTAATTGCTCTAATAATTATGGGCCCTATCAGCACATTGAAAAGTTCATCCCGCGGCAGATTACCAATATTTTAGATGGGCGCACGCCCAAGCTGTATGGCACGGGTGAGCAGGTCCGCGACTGGATTCACGTCGATGATCATAACCTGGCGGTGTTGGAGATTTTAGCGCACGGAGAATTTGGCGAAACTTACAATATCGGCGCTGACCAGCAAGATATTAATAACCGCGAGGTCATTGAATTAATTTGTGAGCTCATGGGCATCCCCGGGCAATATGAACACGTCGCTGATCGCCCCGGCCACGATCAGCGCTATGCCATGGATGCCTCCAAGCTGCGTGAGCAGTTGGGCTGGCAGCCGCAATACACCAACCTGCGCGACGGGCTGAAGCAAACCATTGCTTGGTACACCGAGCACACCGCGTGGTGGAAGACCGCCAAGGACGATGTGGAATCCACCTACGCCGCCAAAGGCCAGTAG